The Toxorhynchites rutilus septentrionalis strain SRP chromosome 1, ASM2978413v1, whole genome shotgun sequence genome contains the following window.
CCTTTTAGAGCTTGGTCCACCGGCTTGCCCACCGGAAACATTCGCTAATCTTCTTCTACTTTGCTGCAAACACGAAATGTATGACACCGCGGCTGACATTCTCGCCGAACATACCCATCTCACCTACAAATATCTATCGCCCTATCTGTATGACCTCCTGGATGCTCTCATAACCGCTCAGTCAACCCCGGAGGAAGCGGAACAGAAGCTGGGTGTCTTGGCAAACAACATCGGTGGCAGACTGCGATCTCTGGCTGCCAAAGTGCAGGAATGTCGATCGGCACCCGACCAAAATGCGCTCCGAATGGCGCTGCGTGAGTATGAATCCGCTCTGGAGAGCTATCTCCCCGTGGCAATGGCTCGAGCGTGGATTCCATGGCGTGTAGATGATTTTCAGGGATCCGAGCGAGAGTTTCGAGCAAGCGCCGAATTCTGCTCGGAAACTCCAAGCTGGCGCTTGCATGCCGCTCATGTGCTTTTTATGCGTGGCGATCGGTACAAAGAATCCGCAGCTTTTTACGAACCGATCGTAAGGCAAAATTATGACGATATTCTGGCAGTGTCCGCCTCGGTTCTGGCGAACCTCTGCGTGGCGTACATAATGACATCACAAAACGAGGAGGCCGAAGAACTGATGCGAAAAGTCGAACGAGCCGAGGAACGCAAGGGAAACGCAAATGGACAGTGTTTGCACTTGTGCATAGTTAATTTGGTGATCGGGACTTTGTACTGCGCCAAGGGGAACTATGAATTTGGACTGTCCAGGATTGCTCATGCTTTGGACGGAGGCTCCGGAGCGAGACTCTGTGCTGACACATGGCTTCACGTTAAACGATGTGTGCTCGGATTGCTCACCGGATTGGCCAAGCAGACGGTCGTCCTGCCATCGATAGCGATTCAGGAGACGGTCAGTTTTTTGCGAGCTTGCGAGGCGTATGGAATAACCATACCGTCAGTGCTCACGGGCCCGCTGGAGGAAACCGGTGAACAACCCCCGACAATTGGCTTGGAAGCCCGCAAGCTGACTGCTCTTTTGATGAAATTAATGGAATACAAATGAGATCGCACGtgtttttttgtaatatttgaTTTAAGACACTTTATCACATGACATTCGCGTCATTTACTGAACGAGAAAAGAAAAgaataaaaatacaatcaaaactTAGAGACTAAATTTCTTTGAACACATTTGCATCTCTTAAAATTTTGATTACCGCTACTTCTTGCCTGCTGGTGTTGCAAGTATAGTTGCTATCGTGCCatcaatttcatattttcttctcATTTCGTCGAGTCCTCTGCAATCCacaagtaccgttctgaatcatatttcggacactttgttctaagatcttgaaatgcttaatgcactgaggatataactataaaattaatatcacaattgcttctgtagagtaatcccttggtttcactatcatttcatatgagaactacatttgaatcataACATAATCGGCGAAAATCTaccaacactactcactatcgtgGGGTTCTTCCCTAAAACATGAGAGTAGGTCAGTCAGGTGTGCCCAATGCGTAGCCTGGTGAGAGCTCGTTGTTCCGATGAGTTTTTACGGTCCATATATTTGCATATGATTGACTTAATTTGTCGTAAGTGCGCAT
Protein-coding sequences here:
- the LOC129769785 gene encoding tetratricopeptide repeat protein 30 homolog, whose protein sequence is MFSQNMLIRDGEYTKTIYSMIKEERFLEAINVLNGIPEVSTTRAGLSLLGHCYYQTQDFIEASNSYEHLVSLVPDVPEYKLYYAQSLYQAGLFEESQKIISTLDAPHLKEKVLQLQSCIAYGNEDYSTAQSLLLQRQGCGQEVALKNDEGCLLYQANMYEDALQRYAAALQAGGFHPHTAYNSALCHYRKKENSQALNYIAEIVERGIRNHPELGVGAQAETEGGARSVGNPPALAASGLAQAFNLKAAIEFQEGNAEGAREALTDLPPRSEPELDPVTLHNMALTDPIGGGAGLRRLAFLLELGPPACPPETFANLLLLCCKHEMYDTAADILAEHTHLTYKYLSPYLYDLLDALITAQSTPEEAEQKLGVLANNIGGRLRSLAAKVQECRSAPDQNALRMALREYESALESYLPVAMARAWIPWRVDDFQGSEREFRASAEFCSETPSWRLHAAHVLFMRGDRYKESAAFYEPIVRQNYDDILAVSASVLANLCVAYIMTSQNEEAEELMRKVERAEERKGNANGQCLHLCIVNLVIGTLYCAKGNYEFGLSRIAHALDGGSGARLCADTWLHVKRCVLGLLTGLAKQTVVLPSIAIQETVSFLRACEAYGITIPSVLTGPLEETGEQPPTIGLEARKLTALLMKLMEYK